GGCAGCGTCCGCCAAGAACTGACCAACTCTAGGGGACATCTTGTTCACAGTTTCGTAGATGTAAGCTGCAATTGCATCGGGGATGACCAACCAGTCACGACGGTCTCTCTCAAAGATGGACTTTGAGTGCACTTCTGAGAAGGAGGAGGCCAAAAAAACATGAGGTTTCTCTAGTCCTTCTGATGTCTTCCCCCACGCGCAATGGGAAGAGACATGAAATTCTCAGGTTCAAAGCCTCCCCCAGAATTTGCTCTAGCAGCATCCGGTAGCACCTCATTGCTAATTTTGGGGCACCTGAGTCATAGGCTTTACGTGCTAGAATATTTGCACCAGGTATGGACGGTTTGTACACCAAGCTCCTACTGTCTGGTTTCACTCTGGCTAGCACcatatattaatgtttttacCTTGTGGATGGGACAGACTTCTCTAAGGCAAGTGAAAACCCATCACAAAAGCTTTTCAGACTTACCGGGAACGGTGGTGCTAAGGAGCAGGATCAGAGCTATCACCAATGCCCTGGATTGCACCATGGTTTGCGGCACCAGTTCAGCCCCGTACACCAGGAGACCTGCTGGAATCACAACAcaatgctttgtttgttttcagagaaataaaacatgtcTGTTAAACACCACATTTGTGCAACAGACctaatgaataaatgaaaaagaaagcaggaaagatCGTTCGGtgtgtttcttttgaaagaatgaggaaaagatTGCACAAAAATaagtattcttttatttatataacaaCAAATATCTACGATGAATGATAGCTGTCAGAGTTCCAAGGAATCTGTGACAGTTAAAgtcacttttatttatgtatttatttattagagaACTAAAATTCCTTGTTTCAGTATTTGAGCAAACAGATAAAACTGGCAGTGGTCAGAATAGACTGCTTTTACACACAGGTACAGCGGCAAAAAGTCTATTAAGGGAATTTTGGCTCGATCTTTTGCAAATGGCTCTAAAGAATCTTGTGCTAGTCAGTGCTTCATATAAAATGATCTGAATGAGCAAGTGATCCGAGTGTTTTGTCTTGAGCTAGTTGAGAAAAAACTCAACCAGTTTCTCGTCTTTTCCACGCTGTGATTAGTGAATCAGATAGCAACCCAGGCAGAACACGTTTTTAGAAGGGAGTAAGTACAAACTTCAGTCTCATCCAATATCCTTTTGTCTAttaaaaaaggcagaggaacTCTTAAAAGGTTGGTACTTAGTACATTGAAAGGATGACATTGCATCTTATCAAGATTTTCAAACACATTGTATTTAAAAGGGTTTTTAGAAGTTAAAATTGATTTCCAGCCTGAATTACAGGGTTGCATGTCAGAACAACACGGATAAAACATTGCAGTGCTAAGAACTGCAATGGCAAAAAAGGCTGCAAGCCTATTCCTTATGAATACTTTGCTAAATCCCGTTCCAGGTATTGGCACTAGTCACTGCTCCCTCTTATACCATAGTAAGAggatttccattttgttcttcttctaTGCACAGATTACCTCAAAAAGTTAGCACTCCATCTTCACTAGATATTTGTCAGCTAGCAGCAGTTCCTCAGTTACCACCCTCCCTCGATTTTTAATCCTAGAGCAAATTTCTCCCTCTGTAGACAAAAGTTAGAAATCTGCTTCCCAGGAGCATAAAGAGGGGATCTAACCCACTTTAAAGTCTGTAGCCCCTGTGTtgagagcagctgggaaaaaGTTATACATCTTCCAACACTGAAACCCCGTAACCCCTACCATGGGCTCGACACTCCTATGAGCGTCCTACGGAGCCATCCATCACTCAACTTCAATCCAGGTTGCTCAAGCACTCGCACCCTCTTCCCCCTCCACTCACTTCCCTATATCCTAGATACACCGGTCCCAAAGTCCATACCACCCAGAACAGACAGTGCAGCTCTTACCtgtcttgctttctctctctgagGCCGAAGCTGAGGTAGATGCTCATCTGAGACACCGGCATTTATGCAGAGCTAATATAGAGATAGCAAGGGGTCAAAGGTCCTGCTTTGTTTCCCCATTTGCTCTTTTGCTGTTATTGGGATTTGGTAACGGAGGGTCAGTCTGACCTGAGCCTAGGAGACGTGGAAGGCAGCTCCTGGGTCACTGAGTCCCCTACTTTTCAGGCAACCATGTCATGGAGGCCCCTTTCATAAGCTGACCAAATTCCACATTAACAGTAGCTGGGCTGAATTGTGCTCCCACTGCTCCTGTGGGAAGGCCCATTCTGTATTCTCACTGTACTGACAGATGCAAATTATTTGTGGCTATTACACTCATCCATATTTCACCCTCTCTGTCCAACACCTGCATTAACCAGCTGATGCACGCACATAAGCGCGCACATCCATGCTGTGCTCTTGCAGTTCTTCCGTCCCCACATCCAAGCCTTTTTGCACAGGCTGACAAGATGGGCATGCACCTGAGCCAGCTGTCAAAACATGGACTGGGGAAATATAattcctccccaggctgcttGGGGAACTGGACCCACTCAGAAAGCAAGCGTTCCCCTTTCATAGCTGAGGCAGCCAAGTCAGTGATTGCAGCAGCGATACAGCTCAGGGCACTTCATTCAAGAAGGCTGCCAATGGGTTCCCAGACAATTTTCCTACTTTCTTggtgaaaagattttttttttttcttggaaataaaaaaagaactaaaaaccCTCCTGAAAATATTACGAACATTgaccaaaaaaagcaaaccaaaacaacaacaaaaaaaaacaacacacagaaacaaaccaTTTTGCACTTTTGtacaaaaaacagcaacagaaaaatcttATTAATGCCTAATGACTACTTCTAGAAGTCAGAACAGAGAATTTCCAGTTCCACTTCTGGTGAAAATACTCAAAAGCAGTTTATGGTCTAGGAAGAACACACAGAAGCAAGAGTTTGTAAgttcctttatattttaatgatacATTCAACAATCATTGAAAAGAATCTACACATTTACCATCTGCTCTTACAGCTGCAATAACACTCAGAACACCAGTACAAGGCACATTATAGGCATTAAACTTAACAGAAATAGCAATGAGCAGTTATTACTAAAGGTGTTAATTAACGTCACATCATCTTTCTCCTACATCAGGTCGGCAAATGGCAGTCTCTGACCGTATTAAGGGGGTGTTTTAAACTGATGTGTTGCTCGAGGTAGTAACGCCAAGGGGGTTTAGCTGCCTTGTGCAGTGATATGTACAGCTGAGGAGCTTTGCATTGTGGTTGCTATCGTGAGGCAACTTAACCTCCCCACCAAGTTAGCCTAACTTTACCTAGTGCTATCATGAATACAACCCCAGAGATAGCAACTGGGCCTTTCAGCACTTTCTACTGCCAAACAGGCAATTGCCAAGCCCAGATCAATGATTGCACAAGCAGCAGCCCTTGCCCCCCGTTCCTGGAATGGCATCCTGGAATGGCAGGGTGCTCTGCAAATAAGCAAGAAAGCCAGGTATTGCGAGTCCTTTCtgaatcaaagaaaaaataatgcattacttttttcttttttctttttttttttattttaatctttcttgaTGAATCTCTGGCCTGAGGTAGAAAGCAGCTGACAGTAGAAGCGTGGATGTCCTTATCTGCCCCATGGGGCATGGTCACTTACtcattacattattattttaactagGATAACTCCAGTGGCTATCAAGGCACTCTTGATATAGGAAATTCATTCTTGATGGTAAGGTATGTTCCTTCAACTGCAtgacaggaagaaacaaaagtcTAGAGTGACAATaactaaaataagaaacagatcCAATTTCTTTCACCACAAATGGGCTGACACACGAACATCAGCTCTTTGGAATGgctaaaaaattaaacatcagTAAGTTACAGCCTAGAAAGAATGAGGCTAGGCCATTTCCTACTGCTATTTCTTTCAGTGTGTAGTATTTGAGCAACTCAGTTCAATCTCTCATTTAAAGAAGTCAAAGATCTAGTaatcttactggaaaaaaaagggaatatacATAGTATTGAGCAGTGCTGTTGCAAAGGCTTTCATTTATAgccaattaaaaatagaaatgagcaTTTAAAGTGTAGCCTATTTCCTTCCAGCTTTCCTGCCTGCTTTCAGTTGCAAAGTATGCATTTAAAGATTTCCTTTCTAATTGTTTCACAGCCCACCAACTGGTGCTTTATGAACTACAGTGTTCTGTGGACCAGATCTTAGCAAACTTGGTACTatttctgcctccctgctggAAAACATAATCGACTTCTGTCTGCAGTTTAAGTCACAGAATTAAGTTTGAGATATAATCAATTTTCCCTGAAgagttttgtttaacatttttgtaaCTATGAACAAAGTGACTGAAGAGTTGCTCAAGCGTGATAAA
The nucleotide sequence above comes from Oxyura jamaicensis isolate SHBP4307 breed ruddy duck chromosome 1, BPBGC_Ojam_1.0, whole genome shotgun sequence. Encoded proteins:
- the LOC118160295 gene encoding apovitellenin-1 → MVQSRALVIALILLLSTTVPEVHSKSIFERDRRDWLVIPDAIAAYIYETVNKMSPRVGQFLADAAQTPVVVGTRTFLIRETTKLSLLAEQLMEKIKNLWYTKVLGY